From Juglans regia cultivar Chandler chromosome 8, Walnut 2.0, whole genome shotgun sequence, the proteins below share one genomic window:
- the LOC108991138 gene encoding uncharacterized protein LOC108991138, whose protein sequence is MGVNKWSVLTCLRRAVRKVRFLLDFSNHQLSFNDRPGLRAYTNDSFDLDSEDSGSSSRPGLALQKMMSYPSEDDVDKRAEMFIANFYHQLRIERQISLELQYCRGNSFKAISP, encoded by the coding sequence ATGGGCGTGAACAAGTGGTCGGTGCTGACTTGCCTTAGGAGGGCAGTGAGGAAGGTGAggtttttgttggattttagTAACCACCAACTAAGTTTCAATGATCGGCCAGGCTTGAGAGCGTACACCAACGATAGCTTTGATTTAGATTCTGAGGATTCAGGGTCTTCAAGTAGGCCGGGGCTAGCACTACAGAAGATGATGAGTTATCCTTCCGAAGATGATGTTGATAAGAGAGCTGAGATGTTTATTGCTAATTTCTATCACCAACTTCGGATAGAGAGGCAAATTTCGCTAGAACTTCAATATTGTCGAGGAAATAGCTTCAAGGCAATCTCTCCATGA